Proteins encoded within one genomic window of Aspergillus nidulans FGSC A4 chromosome VII:
- a CDS encoding putative SNF2 family helicase/ATPase (transcript_id=CADANIAT00008947), with translation MQFNSSDPLDWTVDEVVAYLCHNPETPWSRSSSTVPRPPASFEASLRKNLITGEVLLQDVGKEALRDDLGLKALGHRSFIMSAIRYLKRLSPKYQASISEQTAEMFSLSPVHPQPPLHTSAQSPTAQYSTPLPPVGPNTPALAKSVTTFVTSDSSVAGEVRDNVNDVRQNSSRFDMPIPELSQNLLQDSCGRIEHIHNRYNEQIVVDKHGNKRRKLDLCISVEPRTDNSIPKRSGNSEVQSWYMGPDGITVEQIFYDPELGDDDQTFTLISPRLPTAQHTFVNNRLKYFFQQSPIKLNTNGRSSYHAVIPYNLSVAKFSKDRHFTLYTTRQGRVNATKEKLDEWPQLKIRLEVDKDARPRSEFLGPSDSFSYLLQKYPVQESLEHTLPIYGDSGSEAEFDEETWQEIYEEAGESMLPQSKNLGPAKVDSVIRDCVSQLETKWLETYQAKEEYKARKLWLAARKRIGVNQEVKAISKDTALLELRLHKLRNEISRNEYSTEAELRTQCQCLEQTVFEIQKQKWRSSMLKQEKCPDKVSAPPKRRHLPKTKVGDDESLHSESSISEDNSHDEFVVDDTGAPGIIQGQFLENSPASLSPSGTDDAIISVSGKRRSTRGQVPRVFESSSRSLSPSAPHAHQVQEKPEVIDLTEETPEPDDFMIKTPPLNPVAIPKSCNTIKAGMGASMSPPPSFDSAESSVQVKTERGPSLSLPNINDMRGIMSLEWRLIEERKDRRRLLAKLVCSLSDKERNLMAEQVPKYPLLSLKTHTRRALECLIKGSRDVEGMEASMSHLVMRISSFYISWLHCARHDLQGIKKRSVQAALEKLEDNKNGGFETYYSELINRLECWQAWQRDTEADPDRDLVPEDTPHKRRKRAVQESQSAKLHQASAQQRMRWQEKQRKRLEKRLQSMGVSNDSPSRHAVSFKEPIVYLHPHIGQRVKLHQLSGIQFMWRELVEDKSQEGCLLAHTMGLGKTMQVISLLVTITAAANSPDPRIQQQVPEGFRPRNDLPEARTLVICPSSLIENWRDEFVMWTPQDVLLTVRQVSSEDNMDVRLAEVSMWYEKGGVLLISFDIFRNWVLNQATAKKSPPLSDSKHQDLKHWLLEGPSIIIADEAHKMKNPDSATSQAAMQFRSKSRIALTGSPLANNLGDYYTMVNWISYDYLGSFLEFKANYIEPIKEGLYADSTYGEKRKSLMKLQVLKQILEPKINRADITALEGDLPPKVEFVLTVPLTKIQKEAYDMYAAFILQGRMDEVTQTQLWSWLSILGLCCNHPACFQDKLVSQAQGSSKKTNDTRKTSDVDQAISPDRLGDGFIENAGIRNLEELVAEQLRIFANVHDLKAVELSVRAVITKRIIDESIRAGDKVLVFSQSLHTLDYLERLLKVTNRQYSRLDGQTPAATRQAATKKFNQGEKQVYLISTRAGGLGLNITGANRVIIFDFSFSPIWEEQAIGRAYRLGQQKPVFVYRFIAGGTFQEIIHEKATYKTQLAVRVVDKRNPIRSAHKKPGDYIFPARPVAQQDVSEHIGKDKAVLDKILREDEKKGAENKLIRDIKLTQTFLVEDDDKLTEEEKRTVQEAFDDETLRRTDPAAYAKRVAERQLKQMQEEPYRAQPASLIPVPVGPNAYQSQRQNPPNGAPPTASVNHAVQQSLQPAVPQSAHNTGPPALAPDIISAHVAVADSNFGRASPFLANMQVSGLCSPAPDETTLVNGQGKPQTLSQPSHSQSPNGKVQKCQQLIMASTRKPSIKATHQSASSATRTPGLAGAQAVLRTAIHRRQTFSDKVGSEPLRRISPIFNPPKPGAEQGFSPRSQSMPLQPKESTPQAPASEQP, from the exons ATGCAATTCAACAGCAGTGACCCTCTCGACTGGACCGTCGATGAAGTGGTAGCTTATCTTTGTCACAATCCTGAGACACCATGGTCACGGTCAAGTTCTACGGTACCACGACCGCCCGCTTCTTTCGAGGCTTCGCTTCGAAAGAATCTCATAACGGGGGAAGTGCTCTTGCAGGATGTGGGGAAAGAGGCGTTGCGGGACGACCTAGGACTGAAAGCTCTGGGACACCGGAGCTTTATAATGTCTGCTATTCGCTATCTCAAGAGACTATCCCCTAAGTATCAGGCTTCCATATCAGAGCAGACTGCTGAAATGTTTTCACTGTCCCCAGTGCACCCGCAACCGCCACTCCATACCAGTGCGCAGTCACCGACTGCTCAATATTCAACACCATTGCCCCCTGTCGGCCCAAATACTCCTGCTCTGGCTAAATCAGTCACCACTTTTGTCACTTCAGACTCATCGGTCGCTGGCGAAGTACGTGATAACGTCAATGATGTACGCCAAAATAGCTCAAGGTTCGACATGCCTATTCCAGAATTGTCCCAGAATTTGCTCCAAGATTCGTGCGGAAGGATAGAGCACATTCATAACCGTTATAATGAGCAAATTGTGGTTGACAAACATGGCAACAAAAGAAGGAAGCTTGATCTATGCATCTCCGTGGAACCAAGAACTGACAATTCGATACCTAAAAGGTCTGGTAATAGTGAGGTACAAAGCTGGTATATGGGACCGGATGGCATCACGGTGGAACAAATTTTCTATGATCCTGAActtggagatgatgatcagACATTCACACTGATATCACCCAGACTCCCCACCGCCCAGCACACGTTCGTGAATAACCGCCTGAAGTATTTCTTCCAACAGTCACCAATAAAGTTAAACACAAACGGCAGGTCATCATATCATGCCGTCATCCCATATAACCTGTCAGTGGCAAAATTCAGCAAGGACAGGCATTTCACATTATACACCACGAGGCAGGGTAGAGTCAACGCAACCAAGGAAAAATTAGATGAGTGGCCGCAGTTAAAAATTCGATTGGAAGTGGATAAAGATGCTAGGCCTCGCAGTGAATTTCTTGGACCATCTGACTCGTTCTCCTATTTGCTGCAGAAGTATCCAGTCCAAGAAAGTCTAGAGCATACACTCCCTATATATGGAGACTCTGGTTCCGAAGCcgaatttgacgaagaaactTGGCAAGAGATATATGAGGAAGCCGGCGAGTCCATGCTACCTCAGTCTAAAAACCTTGGTCCAGCAAAGGTTGATTCTGTTATCAGGGATTGTGTCTCGCAATTGGAAACGAAGTGGCTCGAAACTTATCAGGCAAAGGAAGAGTACAAGGCTCGAAAGCTCTGGCTAGCTGCCAGAAAAAGGATTGGTGTTAACCAGGAGGTCAAAGCTATATCAAAGGACACTGCGCTACTCGAACTCCGCTTGCACAAGTTGAGAAATGAGATTAGCAGGAATGAATACAGCACAGAGGCAGAACTGCGTACGCAATGCCAATGTTTGGAGCAGACTGTATTCGAAATCCAAAAGCAGAAATGGCGTTCTTCAATGCTGAAACAGGAAAAGTGCCCAGACAAGGTCTCTGCGCCTCCTAAACGACGGCACTTACCAAAAACAAAGGTTGGAGACGACGAATCACTGCATTCAGAGTCCAGTATTAGCGAGGACAACTCTCACGATGAGTTCGTCGTGGATGATACTGGAGCACCCGGGATAATTCAGGGTCAATTTCTTGAGAATTCGCCTGCAAGTCTCTCGCCTTCTGGTACCGACGATGCTATCATCAGTGTTTCTGGTAAAAGACGCAGTACAAGAGGACAAGTCCCCAGAGTTTTCGAATCAAGCAGCCGTTCactttctccttctgctcctcacGCTCACCAAGTTCAAGAGAAGCCAGAAGTAATTGATCTTACTGAAGAGACGCCTGAACCGGACGATTTTATGATCAAAACCCCTCCTCTTAATCCTGTCGCCATCCCCAAATCTTGCAACACCATTAAAGCAGGTATGGGCGCCTCGATGTCTCCCCCGCCGAGCTTTGACTCAGCGGAGAGTAGTGTGCAGGTGAAGACAGAACGGGGACCAAGTCTTTCTTTGCCCAATATCAACGACATGCGTGGGATCATGTCACTAGAATGGAGGCTGATTGAAGAACGTAAAGATCGTCGTAGGTTACTCGCAAAGCTGGTTTGTAGCCTCTCCGACAAGGAACGAAACTTGATGGCAGAGCAAGTCCCTAAATACCCGCTTTTGAGCCTCAAAACCCATACGCGCAGAGCCTTGGAATGTCTAATCAAAGGTTCAAGGGATGTAGAGGGGATGGAGGCTTCCATGAGCCATCTAGTCATGCGAATATCTTCCTTCTACATATCATGGCTTCACTGTGCGCGTCATGATCTTCAAGGTATCAAGAAAAGGAGTGTCCAAGCAGCCCTTGAAAAGCTTGAGGATAACAAGAATGGCGGGTTTGAAACATACTACTCTGAGCTTATCAATCGACTGGAGTGCTGGCAAGCGTGGCAACGCGATACGGAAGCTGACCCAGACCGTGATTTGGTACCTGAAGATACACCCCACAAAAGGCGTAAAAGGGCCGTGCAGGAGAGTCAATCAGCAAAGCTGCACCAGGCAAGTGCGCAACAGCGGATGAGAtggcaagagaagcagagaaagaggcTCGAGAAAAGGCTGCAAAGCATGGGGGTAAGCAATGATAGCCCGAGCCGTCATGCTGTTAGCTTCAAAGAGCCAATCGTCTACCTACATCCTCACATTGGCCAACGCGTCAAACTTCACCAATTGAGCGGCATTCAGTTCATGTGGCGAGAACTGGTCGAGGACAAgagccaagaaggctgcctGTTGGCCCACACGATGGGACTGGGGAAAACAATGCAGGT CATATCACTACTCGTGACGATAACTGCAGCTGCCAATTCTCCAGACCCAAGGATTCAACAACAGGTTCCTGAAGGATTTCGCCCTAGAAATGATCTTCCTGAAGCCCGAACGCTGGTCATCTGCCCATCATCCTTAATTGAGAATTGGCGTGATGAGTTCGTTATGTGGACGCCCCAGGATGTCCTACTCACAGTGAGACAGGTGTCATCAGAAGACAATATGGATGTGCGCCTGGCCGAGGTATCTATGTGGTATGAGAAGGGCGGAGTTCTTCTCATATCTTTCGATATCTTCCGGAATTGGGTCCTCAACCAGGCGACAGCTAAGAAAAGCCCGCCACTGTCAGATTCTAAGCATCAAGACCTCAAGCATTGGCTTTTAGAGGgccccagcatcatcatcgctgaCGAAGCTCATAAAATGAAGAATCCAGACTCCGCGACGTCTCAGGCGGCAATGCAATTTCGTTCCAAAAGCCGGATTGCGTTGACTGGATCTCCTCTGGCGAACAATCTTGGCGACTACTATACTATGGTCAACTGGATTTCTTATGATTACCTCGGAAGTTTCCTTGAATTCAAGGCAAACTATATCGAACCTATAAAGGAAGGCCTTTATGCCGACAGTACCTATGGAGAGAAGCGGAAATCTTTAATGAAGCTCCAGGTTCTCAAGCAGATCTTGGAGCCAAAGATCAACCGTGCGGACATCACAGCCCTTGAGGGAGATCTTCCGCCGAAAGTCGAGTTTGTTCTGACTGTACCTCTCACCAAAATACAGAAAGAGGCATATGATATGTACGCAGCGTTTATTCTACAAGGACGAATGGATGAGGTCACACAGACACAGTTATGGTCGTGGCTATCTATTCTGGGATTATGCTGCAATCACCCAGCATGTTTCCAGGATAAACTAGTCAGTCAGGCCCAGGGTTCCTCAAAAAAAACGAATGATACCAGAAAGACGAGCGACGTTGACCAGGCAATATCTCCAGATCGGTTAGGCGATGGATTCATTGAAAATGCTGGAATCCGAAACCTGGAGGAGCTTGTAGCCGAACAGCTCCGTATTTTTGCTAACGTCCATGATCTGAAGGCTGTGGAGCTTTCAGTTCGCGCGGTAATAACGAAGAGGATCATTGATGAATCTATCAGGGCTGGTGATAAAGTTCTTGTCTTTTCACAAAGTCTACACACACTTGACTACTTAGAACGTTTATTGAAGGTCACCAATCGACAGTACTCACGACTAGATGGTCAGACGCCGGCTGCTACCAGGCAAGCAGCTACAAAAAAGTTCAATCAGGGCGAAAAGCAGGTATACCTTATTTCGACTAGAGCAGGAGGACTCGGCCTGAATATTACGGGCGCGAATCGCGTTATCATCTTTGACTTCTCCTTCAGTCCAATCTGGGAAGAGCAGGCAATTGGACGTGCGTACCGCCTAGGGCAGCAAAAGCCTGTGTTTGTCTACAGATTCATAGCCGGCGGGACTTTTCAAGAGATCATCCACGAAAAGGCGACTTACAAGACGCAGCTCGCTGTTCGCGTTGTGGATAAGAGAAACCCTATTCGATCTGCGCACAAGAAACCCGGCGATTATATCTTCCCTGCGAGACCTGTCGCTCAACAGGATGTTTCAGAGCATATCGGCAAAGACAAAGCTGTTCTGGACAAGATCCTTCGggaggacgagaagaaagGCGCAGAAAATAAGTTAATCCGCGATATCAAGCTTACGCAGACATtccttgttgaggatgatgacAAGCTtactgaagaagaaaagaggacTGTGCAGGAGGCGTTCGACGACGAAACCCTCCGCCGAACTGACCCAGCTGCGTATGCCAAAAGAGTGGCTGAAAGACAACTCAAGCAGATGCAAGAAGAGCCTTATCGAGCTCAACCCGCTTCTCTaatcccagtcccagtcggCCCTAATGCTTATCAATCACAACGGCAGAATCCACCTAACGGCGCACCACCCACTGCTAGCGTAAATCATGCAGTCCAGCAATCCCTCCAACCGGCAGTCCCGCAAAGTGCGCATAATACCGGTCCACCTGCTCTCGCGCCTGATATAATTTCCGCACATGTCGCAGTCGCGGATTCAAATTTCGGCAGGGCATCCCCCTTTTTAGCAAACATGCAGGTGTCTGGTCTCTGTAGCCCTGCGCCTGATGAAACAACCCTGGTTAATGGGCAAGGGAAGCCTCAAACCCTCTCGCAACCGTCGCATAGTCAGTCGCCAAATGGTAAAGTCCAAAAATGTCAACAGCTTATCATGGCCTCCACGAGAAAACCTTCCATTAAAGCGACACACCAGTCAGCGTCGTCCGCGACGAGAACTCCAGGCCTTGCGGGTGCTCAAGCAGTGCTTCGGACTGCGATTCACCGTAGGCAGACATTTTCGGATAAGGTCGGGTCTGAACCGCTAAGACGAATCTCTCCTATATTTAACCCCCCTAAACCAGGCGCCGAGCAGGGATTTTCACCAAGAAGTCAATCAATGCCGCTTCAACCTAAAGAGTCTACACCCCAAGCTCCTGCATCTGAGCAGCCATGA
- a CDS encoding DEAD/DEAH box helicase (transcript_id=CADANIAT00008948) has product MAERSKAPDSRKRFSYLNKVSGLRKRAPGWYILIRLQLTRSPTKLEVPLQPKIMESRSTKRSIHLVDYAPGEVHEGAPAPPPKYPRIAGQRFGQDTTFIPLSQASQVSLQEDEDDAAAADLLQDNQVVDDFSDTTQLHYGDLNTKIVGVRYYRGTATIGEHVVLKREPHNQYDRNAIRVDNVMGTQIGHIPRNMAAKLATYMDNRLLVVEGVLTGVIGAFDCPIVLKLYGPSDLERREALKQRMVQDKLPLNHLKKAERDEKKVQKEREKAVKEAAKRARKGQLLEAATNLGYSNLSQPFGEGIITEESLDELINQSSTFNPREINRVTESFGLKESDLENMPMVESPSSLSTTLLPYQRQGLAWMISKENPGLPTSDNDVVQLWKKEGNKFTNIATNFSTTAPPSLASGGILADDMGLGKTIQIISLILSNSQPKTKESSKATLIISPVGIMSNWRNQIQEHTNPEQAPRVLIYHGPGRKEDANLDHYDVVVTSYGTLATEYKTESKATPQKGLFSVKWRRVVLDEGHTIRNPRSKGFSAACALRADSRWALTGTPIVNTLKDLYSQIRFLGLTGGLEDFAVFNSVLIRPLMSDDPDSRLLLQALMSTICLRRRKDMGFVNLRLPTLTSRVLRIKFHPHEKEKYDMFQSEAKGMLLDFKSNNKTGTTYSHLLEVILRLRQVCNHWALAKNRLDKLAAILDKHQTVPLTPDNIKALQDMLQIRIESQEICPICLDILETPVITACAHAFDHDCIEQVIVRQHKCPICRAEIENKSSLVAPAADLGENTDDVSADPDNPSSKIEALIKILTAHGQVEATKTVIFSQWTSFLTLVEPHLQNAGIQFARIDGKMTSIARDRSMRRFSTDPKCTVLLASLSVCSVGLNLVAANQAILADSWWAPAIEDQAVDRVYRLGQTRETTVWRLVMEDSIEDRVLAIQEQKRKLMLAAFREKASKKVDDRATRVADLEKLLT; this is encoded by the exons ATGGCCGAGCGGTCTAAGGCGCCAGACTCAAGAAAGCGATTTTCTTACCTGAACAAGGTTTCTGGTCTTCGAAAGAGGGC ACCCGGCTGGTATATTTTGATAAGATTGCAGTTAACGCGCTCCCCAACCAAGCTGGAGGTTCCTCTTCAACCAAAGATTATGGAATCCCGATCGACAAAAAGATCTATACACCTCGTCGACTACGCTCCCGGCGAAGTTCACGAAGGGGCTCCGGCTCCGCCGCCGAAGTACCCGCGTATAGCTGGGCAGCGTTTTGGCCAGGACACCACATTTATTCCCCTCAGCCAGGCATCGCAAGTCTCGCtccaggaagacgaggacgatgctGCCGCCGCAGATCTCCTCCAAGACAATCAAGTAGTCGATGATTTTTCAGATACTACACAGCTTCATTACGGAGATTTGAATACTAAGATAGTTGGGGTCCGCTATTACAGGGGAACAGCCACCATTGGGGAACATGTTGTTCTGAAGAGAGAGCCGCATAATCAATACGATCGGAATGCAATCCGCGTCGATAACGTTATGGGAACTCAAATTGGTCATATTCCTCGGAATATGGCTGCAAAGCTAGCAACTTACATG GATAACAGGCTGTTGGTTGTTGAGGGTGTCCTGACTGGAGTCATTGGCGCTTTTGATTGCCCAATTGTCCTGAAGCTGTATGGCCCAAGTGACCTAGAACGAAGAGAAGCGTTGAAACAGAGAATGGTGCAGGATAAGCTGCCACTCAACCATCTCAAAAAGGCCGAGCGTGATGAAAAGAAAGTACAGAAAGAGCGGGAAAAAGCTGTGAAAGAAGCTGCCAAGAGAGCGCGTAAGGGGCAATTGCTGGAAGCTGCGACTAATCTGGGCTATTCCAATCTTTCCCAACCGTTCGGGGAAGGGATCATTACGGAAGAGAGCCTGGATGAGCTCATCAACCAAAGCAGTACATTCAATCCCCGCGAGATCAATCGTGTGACTGAGAGTTTTGGGTTGAAGGAGTCGGACTTGGAGAACATGCCCATGGTTGAAAgtccctcttctctctccacCACTCTTCTTCCCTACCAGCGTCAAGGCCTGGCATGGATGATTAGCAAGGAGAACCCGGGACTACCGACGAGCGACAACGATGTGGTACAGCTATGGAAAAAAGAAGGCAACAAGTTCACCAATATCGCGACGAATTTCTCTACGACTGCTCCACCATCGCTTGCTAGCGGTGGTATCCTGGCTGACGATATGGGCTTGGGCAAGACAATTCAGATTATTTCTCTGATACTATCGAACTCGCAGCCAAAGACGAAAGAATCTTCCAAGGCTACTTTGATCATATCGCCCGTAGGTATAATGAGCAACTGGAGAAACCAGATCCAAGAACATACCAACCCGGAGCAAGCACCGCGTGTGCTAATCTACCACGGTCCTGGAAGGAAGGAGGATGCGAATCTAGACCACTACGACGTTGTGGTCACTAGCTACGGCACCCTTGCGACGGAATACAAGACGGAGAGCAAAGCCACGCCCCAAAAGGGTTTATTCTCAGTCAAGTGGCGGCGTGTCGTGCTCGATGAAGGGCATACAATCCGCAACCCACGATCAAAAGGTTTCTCCGCGGCCTGTGCTTTGCGAGCTGACTCCCGCTGGGCATTGACAGGGACGCCTATAGTAAACACTTTGAAAGACCTTTACTCCCAGATTCGCTTCCTAGGACTCACTGGGGGCCTCGAAGATTTTGCTGTCTTCAACAGCGTCCTTATTCGACCCCTCATGTCTGACGATCCCGACTCCCGTCTACTGCTCCAGGCCCTCATGAGCACCATATGCCTGCGTCGCAGAAAGGACATGGGATTCGTGAACTTACGTCTGCCAACTCTAACGTCTCGTGTTCTGCGCATAAAGTTCCATCCtcatgagaaagagaaatacGACATGTTCCA ATCAGAAGCCAAAGGCATGCTCCTCGACTTCAAATCCAATAATAAAACCGGCACCACCTACTCCCACCTCCTCGAAGTCATCCTCCGTCTCCGCCAGGTTTGCAACCACTGGGCCCTAGCCAAAAACCGCCTCGACAAGCTTGCTGCTATTTTAGACAAACATCAGACCGTTCCACTCACCCCTGACAATATTAAAGCCCTCCAGGACATGCTCCAGATTCGTATTGAGAGCCAGGAAATCTGTCCCATCTGCCTGGATATTCTCGAAACACCTGTCATAACCGCCTGCGCTCACGCCTTCGACCACGACTGCATCGAACAGGTCATTGTCCGCCAACATAAGTGTCCCATTTGCCGCGCCGAAATCGAAAATAAATCAAGTCTTGTCGCGCCAGCCGCAGACTTGGGCGAGAATACAGACGACGTGTCAGCAGACCCGGACAACCCCAGCAGCAAGATTGAAGCCCTGATCAAGATCTTAACGGCGCATGGCCAGGTAGAGGCCACAAAGACCGTTATATTTAGCCAATGGACATCCTTCCTGACTCTCGTTGAGCCGCACCTTCAAAATGCCGGGATCCAGTTCGCCCGCATCGACGGTAAAATGACATCGATAGCCCGCGACCGCTCAATGCGCCGCTTCTCCACAGACCCCAAGTGCACTGTGCTCCTCGCTAGTTTGAGCGTCTGCAGCGTTGGTCTGAACCTGGTTGCCGCTAATCAGGCTATCCTTGCGGATAGCTGGTGGGCCCCTGCAATCGAGGACCAGGCTGTTGATCGTGTTTACCGGCTTGGGCAGACACGCGAGACTACAGTATGGAGGCTTGTCATGGAAGACAGTATCGAGGATCGAGTGCTGGCGatccaggagcagaagagaaagttGATGCTCGCTGCCTTCcgggagaaggcgagcaAGAAGGTTGATGATCGAGCGACACGTGTGGCAGATCTGGAGAAGCTCTTAACGTGA
- a CDS encoding wax synthase family protein (transcript_id=CADANIAT00008949) codes for MRTKLRSMVDPDSAFSRYERIVLDTRERYETFIRNGDAKPLLLWHALLPVILLICALLIPSRRGGGSILRQILYVISLGISAETIRYRRVLLGGNGYMVGLIMVWLLVWSSTLLFFNNAERDFRRIERVRSIKEKSPVGKQNGHTSSKKYGQDEVQRDAYTLVWQPYPRSFKHRLGWVLALVLNMRGPDFSFRISSLDPLPSQLDPKNSPADAVRAGPQSKSRIRAAFTCFFVAYLALDILKLVVIWDPYFLGSVSATPPFPLEYLSIFPGLIRAYRSFVTGAAVYFALLFVTALNPICFLGLSTAFPKASRALTATPLDAPWLYTDQFGPITAILDDGLAGAWGKWWHQIFRFGFVSTAKWFISFLPASVSSQRIVRRIITTLVAFGISGLIHGSGSYTQLGENTRPVTGTFLFFILQAVGVFVQDLWARAVVAQLTRSGLAPPRWLRRTGNVAFVLGWLFFSGYRIADDFANGGMWLTEPLPFSLLRGLMGQGWLCWRAPWFKYHDDGTFWGSGVRVM; via the exons ATGCGAACGAAG CTGCGGTCAATGGTCGATCCTGATTCCGCCTTCTCTCGCTACGAGCGCATCGTTCTCGATACGCGCGAGCGATATGAGACCTTCATTCGAAATGGAGATGCTAAGCCGCTACTACTTTGGCATGCGCTTCTCCCTGTCATTTTGCTCATATGTGCGCTCCTGATACCCAGTCGCAGAGGAGGGGGCAGTATCTTACGCCAGATTCTCTATGTCATTAGCCTTGGCATAAGCGCTGAGACTATACGATATCGTCGTGTGCTACTGGGGGGAAATGGGTATATGGTTGGATTGATCATGGTATGGTTGCTTGTTTGGAGCTCcacccttcttttctttaaCAATGCCGAGCGTGATTTCCGAAGGATTGAAAGAGTACGGTCTATCAAAGAAAAGAGTCCTGTCGGAAAGCAGAATGGGCACACGAGCAGCAAGAAGTACGGACAGGACGAGGTACAGAGGGATGCGTACACTTTAGTGTGGCAGCCATACCCTCGATCGTTCAAGCACCGACTCGGTTGGGTACTCGCTCTGGTGCTGAATATGCGTGGCCCAGATTTCAGCTTCCGAATCTCATCATTGGACCCGTTGCCTTCTCAACTCGATCCCAAAAATAGCCCAGCAGACGCTGTACGCGCTGGGCCTCAATCAAAGAGCCGTATACGGGCCGCGTTCACTTGTTTCTTCGTGGCTTATCTAGCCCTGGACATCCTCAAGCTGGTAGTGATTTGGGATCCGTACTTCCTGGGCAGTGTATCCGCAACACCTCCATTTCCCCTCGAATATCTTTCAATCTTCCCAGGGTTGATCCGGGCATACCGTTCTTTCGTCACTGGTGCCGCCGTTTACTTCGCTCTTCTATTCGTGACGGCCCTGAATCCAATATGTTTTCTGGGCTTATCCACAGCCTTTCCCAAGGCATCTCGTGCACTAACTGCAACGCCTCTGGACGCGCCCTGGCTCTACACCGACCAGTTCGGCCCGATCACCGCTATTCTAGACGACGGGCTTGCAGGTGCCTGGGGTAAATGGTGGCATCAAATCTTCCGCTTCGGCTTCGTGTCAACGGCGAAATGGTTTATCTCATTTCTCCCAGCATCAGTATCCTCACAGCGGATTGTAAGACGCATAATTACCACCCTTGTCGCTTTTGGAATTAGCGGACTCATTCATGGCTCCGGAAGCTACACGCAACTCGGCGAGAACACCCGTCCCGTTACCGGaaccttcctcttcttcatcctgcaAGCCGTGGGTGTCTTTGTCCAAGATTTATGGGCTCGTGCTGTGGTAGCACAACTGACGCGGTCTGGCCTTGCACCGCCGCGCTGGCTGCGACGAACCGGCAATGTAGCTTTTGTGCTAGGGTGGCTTTTCTTCTCGGGATATCGGATTGCGGATGATTTTGCAAATGGCGGGATGTGGTTAACGGAGCCATTGCCATTTAGTCTACTTCGGGGGCTGATGGGCCAGGGTTGGCTTTGTTGGAGGGCGCCTTGGTTTAAGTACCATGATGACGGGACATTTTGGGGGAGTGGCGTGCGGGTTATGTAG